The Candidatus Nitrosymbiomonas proteolyticus genome has a segment encoding these proteins:
- a CDS encoding cytochrome c-type protein NrfH, with the protein MRLRSILGLGFMPPKLRLAGMASLGAFTAAAGWVGYTSNGLSYLSDDPKACINCHIMTPQYATWQHSSHGRVATCNDCHVPHDNVVRKYWFKAMDGGRHSFMFTFRLEPQVIRAREASKTVIQENCIRCHTTTIQTIAADVHSGSTRPCIECHREVPHGRISSLNSTPNAAVPPLPPVSPSFLRDNK; encoded by the coding sequence ATGCGATTGCGCTCGATCTTGGGCCTTGGTTTCATGCCGCCGAAGCTGCGCTTGGCCGGGATGGCGAGCTTGGGAGCTTTCACGGCGGCGGCCGGCTGGGTCGGCTACACCTCCAACGGACTGAGCTACCTTTCTGACGACCCCAAGGCGTGCATCAACTGCCACATCATGACGCCCCAATACGCGACTTGGCAGCACTCCAGCCACGGCCGGGTTGCCACCTGCAATGACTGCCATGTGCCCCATGACAACGTGGTCCGGAAGTACTGGTTCAAAGCGATGGATGGGGGGCGCCATTCCTTCATGTTCACGTTTCGGCTCGAACCCCAAGTCATCCGGGCGCGCGAGGCCTCGAAGACAGTGATTCAAGAGAACTGCATTCGATGCCACACGACGACGATCCAAACCATCGCGGCCGACGTGCATAGCGGCTCCACTCGGCCCTGCATCGAGTGCCACCGCGAGGTGCCGCACGGCCGAATCAGCAGCCTGAACTCGACTCCGAACGCAGCAGTCCCTCCGTTGCCGCCCGTTTCGCCCTCCTTCTTGAGAGACAACAAATGA